TTCCCTGCGGCCCGGACACGCGCTTCATCGTCGTCGGCGCGCCGGATTATTTCGCGCGCGCTTCGGTGCCGCGGTCGCCGCTTGATCTGCTCGCCCATGAATGCATTCGCAGGCGGATGCCGAGCGGCAAGCTCTATCGCTGGGAGTTCGAAAAGCGCGGCGGCGAGCAGATGGTGGTCGATGTCCCGGGCAGGCTGACCCTCGACAGTGACAGCCTGATGGTCGAAGCCGCGCTCGAAGGCCTCGGACTGGCGTTCGTCAGCGATTTCTGGGTAACCGGGCATCTCGCCGCCGGAAGCCTGCGCGCCGTGCTGGACGACTGGACGCCGCCATTCCCCGGCTTGCGTCTCTACTATCCGAGACACCGGCACATGACGGCCGGGCTTCGTGCGTTCGTCGATATGGTGCGCGAGGAGACGAAGTTGGCCGCCAGGGGCCGGGATGTCCGGTCACCCCCGGCCAAGCAATCGGACGGTCATCGCAAGCGTGCTTGAGCTACAGATGCCGCGCTTCGGCCATGCCGGTCGCCGACAGGATGAGCAGCACAACGCAGAAGATGAAGATTGAGATTCGAGATAAAGGGTTCTTCCTCGCAAAGGATCTGCCTTGACGCGTCTTCACAAGGCTGCGCGATACTGGAACAGTTCCCGGCGAGCGGCACGTTACGTTTTATTGCCAAGATTGTTGCGCGAGACAAAAGCGTGGTTGAGGCCAACCGGCATCGACCGGATGGAAACAAGATGAAACACGATGCCCGCCTCACGTCGAAGCGGGCATCTTGCCGGCGCTCCGCGCTTGCTCAGTCTTGCCGTTTTTTCACGAGACTGTTGATGGACGCACGGA
This Bradyrhizobium sp. CCBAU 53421 DNA region includes the following protein-coding sequences:
- a CDS encoding LysR family transcriptional regulator — protein: MQHAGLFELNAVVAIATHRSFRAAATELGISPSALSHAIAALEKRLGVRLINRTTRSVALSEAGERFLARVSPALREIAGAMEDVNEFRDTPAGTLRINLKERAAHQILRPVVARFLRRYPDMNVELTLEGRPIDIVAEGFDAGIRLAEAVPQDMVVIPCGPDTRFIVVGAPDYFARASVPRSPLDLLAHECIRRRMPSGKLYRWEFEKRGGEQMVVDVPGRLTLDSDSLMVEAALEGLGLAFVSDFWVTGHLAAGSLRAVLDDWTPPFPGLRLYYPRHRHMTAGLRAFVDMVREETKLAARGRDVRSPPAKQSDGHRKRA